The following DNA comes from Candidatus Binatia bacterium.
CCGAGCAGGACGGTGCGAATCACCCGTTGCGGCCCCCCAACCGGCGTGTCCTATACTTTCCGCTTCGCTTCAAAGCGTCGCCCCGGCCGGACCCACATCGTCACGGAGGCTCGACTCCCATGGCCAACGTCAAACGGATTCCCGAAGGCTACACCACCGTCACCCCGTCCATCACGCTGCGCGACACCGCGAAGGCGATCGAGTTCTACAAGCGCGCGTTCGGCGCCGAGGAACGCGGGATCATGCGCGGACCCGACGGCAAGGTGATGCACGCCGAGATCAAGATCGGAAACTCGATCGTCATGATGAACGACGAGGTGATGGGCTCGCGGTCGGCGGAGACGCAGGGCGGATCGCCGGTCTCGTTCTATCTCTACTTCGAGGACTGCGACGCCGCCTACCAGCGCGCGGTCACGGCCGGTGCGAAGGGGGACATGGCCCCGGTGGACATGTTCTGGGGCGACCGCATGGGGCACATCATCGATCCCTTCGGTCATCGCTGGAACGTCGCGACGCACGTGAAGGACGTGACCCCCGAGGAAATGAAGCGGGGGCAGGATGAGTTCATGAAGCAGATGGCTTCGCGCGAAGCCTGATTCCGGCCGCGGGCGGCGGCCTAGCGCATCAGCCGCC
Coding sequences within:
- a CDS encoding VOC family protein, with amino-acid sequence MANVKRIPEGYTTVTPSITLRDTAKAIEFYKRAFGAEERGIMRGPDGKVMHAEIKIGNSIVMMNDEVMGSRSAETQGGSPVSFYLYFEDCDAAYQRAVTAGAKGDMAPVDMFWGDRMGHIIDPFGHRWNVATHVKDVTPEEMKRGQDEFMKQMASREA